One stretch of Cryomorphaceae bacterium 1068 DNA includes these proteins:
- a CDS encoding APC family permease, which translates to MSNPKNRISVFSAAALGVGSMIGAGIFTLLGEAGAMAGSATYLSFLIAGVIALLSGYSYGKIGARFPSSGGIIEYLHRGLGNNSKSATASMLFMVSMLIGLAMVAKTFGNYAVSVFHLEGSVYAADALTVGVICIFIFLNFIGSSVVSKAEGIIVVIKVIILTVFMIAGLTYADWYSFAPATYPGSQSIFGSLAITYFAFTGFAVITTTAGDMANPKKDLMKAILLAIGFTTVLYVGLALVVFGNMTPDEVMVSKETALAQAALPAFGKIGFSIMAITALLSTSSAINANIFALLRMSEDESAYGDLTKTFVKRIWKQGTDGLVIIAVLTIALALFVDLTTIAILGSIANLIVTTAIHIGHFRIRKTTEAKTVPLLAAVLLNMGIVLLFFYSADEAERSRLLIGVAIMILLSTVLEFVIHKINKSRKDTALENSSKDE; encoded by the coding sequence ATGTCCAATCCAAAAAATAGAATAAGCGTTTTCTCTGCTGCAGCTCTGGGTGTAGGCTCAATGATAGGCGCAGGAATTTTTACACTGCTAGGCGAAGCAGGTGCAATGGCGGGTTCGGCCACTTACCTATCGTTTTTAATCGCTGGGGTTATCGCCCTTCTTTCGGGCTATTCTTATGGCAAGATTGGTGCTCGTTTTCCCAGTTCGGGAGGTATCATTGAATACTTACACAGAGGTTTGGGAAACAATTCAAAGTCGGCTACGGCCTCCATGCTGTTTATGGTTTCCATGTTGATCGGATTAGCGATGGTAGCCAAAACCTTTGGGAATTATGCGGTTTCTGTTTTCCATCTGGAAGGGAGCGTCTACGCAGCTGATGCATTAACCGTCGGGGTAATCTGCATTTTCATATTCCTAAACTTTATAGGAAGCAGTGTGGTAAGTAAAGCAGAAGGGATCATCGTCGTAATCAAAGTAATTATCCTCACCGTGTTTATGATCGCCGGGCTCACTTATGCCGATTGGTATAGCTTCGCACCTGCCACTTATCCAGGCTCACAGAGTATTTTCGGGAGCCTTGCCATCACTTATTTTGCTTTTACGGGATTCGCGGTAATCACTACCACAGCGGGAGACATGGCCAATCCGAAGAAGGATTTGATGAAGGCTATTTTATTGGCAATTGGTTTCACCACAGTACTCTATGTTGGTTTAGCCTTAGTTGTATTTGGAAATATGACTCCCGACGAGGTCATGGTTTCTAAAGAAACGGCCCTGGCACAAGCAGCCTTACCCGCCTTCGGTAAGATAGGATTTTCAATTATGGCTATCACTGCCCTCCTCTCCACCTCTAGCGCAATCAATGCCAATATCTTTGCATTGCTCCGTATGTCGGAAGATGAATCAGCCTATGGCGATTTGACCAAAACCTTCGTAAAGCGAATCTGGAAGCAAGGAACCGACGGATTGGTGATCATTGCTGTTCTCACTATTGCTCTGGCTCTTTTTGTGGATCTAACGACTATTGCCATTCTTGGAAGTATCGCCAACCTAATCGTCACTACTGCCATCCATATTGGTCATTTCCGTATTCGAAAAACGACCGAGGCTAAAACAGTTCCTCTTCTTGCGGCTGTATTGCTAAACATGGGAATAGTACTACTCTTCTTCTACTCTGCCGACGAAGCTGAGCGTTCTCGCCTCCTTATAGGGGTTGCAATTATGATCCTGTTAAGTACTGTCTTAGAATTTGTAATTCATAAGATCAACAAAAGTAGAAAAGACACAGCCCTAGAAAATTCATCGAAAGATGAATAA
- a CDS encoding DUF3667 domain-containing protein: MNCKNCQTSLEESDDYCSHCGGRVIRNRLTLKSLFHHINETFFNFDNKLLRTFLGLFTKPEDVIVGYIDGTRKKYVDVVAYFALAITLSGLQLFVLSRLDIDMSSAWDTSTEVGKQQQAFTEAIYKYTSDYQSLVMMMYIPFYALLAKLIFRKYKKFNYTELLVVFLYTQAHISIASVLLLPLIGLIDFISFTGYGMLVLLFQFGYFVYALKRVYGLTVMQIFLRTLLFLLIMLLLFVVATVIMAAVMYQMGMFDKLKDTA; encoded by the coding sequence ATGAATTGTAAAAACTGTCAAACCTCACTCGAAGAATCTGATGACTACTGCAGCCACTGCGGTGGCCGAGTTATTAGAAATCGCTTGACGCTGAAAAGTCTCTTTCACCATATCAACGAGACATTTTTCAATTTCGACAATAAGTTGCTACGTACATTCTTAGGTCTATTCACAAAGCCCGAAGATGTGATAGTAGGATACATCGACGGCACGCGCAAAAAGTATGTTGATGTCGTGGCATACTTTGCTTTGGCAATAACGCTTTCAGGACTTCAATTATTCGTATTGTCACGGCTGGATATTGACATGTCAAGCGCATGGGATACCAGCACAGAAGTTGGAAAGCAGCAGCAAGCATTTACAGAAGCCATTTACAAGTATACTTCTGATTATCAATCCTTGGTAATGATGATGTATATTCCATTCTATGCTTTACTCGCAAAGTTGATATTTCGGAAATACAAGAAGTTCAATTACACTGAGCTCCTAGTCGTTTTTCTCTACACCCAAGCTCATATTTCGATAGCCTCAGTGCTTTTACTTCCCTTAATCGGCTTAATTGATTTTATTTCGTTCACCGGCTATGGAATGTTGGTTTTGTTGTTTCAGTTTGGATATTTCGTTTATGCACTCAAGCGAGTCTATGGGCTAACGGTGATGCAGATTTTCTTGAGAACGTTGCTTTTTTTACTCATCATGCTTCTGCTATTTGTCGTTGCCACAGTTATTATGGCAGCTGTAATGTACCAAATGGGTATGTTCGATAAGCTTAAGGATACTGCCTAG
- a CDS encoding NAD(P)-dependent alcohol dehydrogenase: protein MKAFEYENYGSPEVLKMIDVEIPKPKKDEVLVKMKASTVTATEVTFRKGEPYFTRLFTGLRSPKLKRLGEMVAGIVEEVGPDHKEFKKGDSVFGIAGPDFGANGEYALIGKKGVLAHKPSSMTFDEAVAAVDGFMTALPFLRDTGEIQKGQSILINGASGSVGSAAVQIAKFFGAQVTGVCSGRNRAIVMGLGADHVIDYTTNDFTKTDETYDIIFDTVGNLNFGRTKSNLNENGVFLEAAVGVKTFGSVLRTAFGGGKKARVAATGLRNPKDKKKDLLLLKQLLELGRFVPYIDRSYHFKDLSSAHEYVDSGRKRGNVVLMY, encoded by the coding sequence ATGAAAGCATTTGAATACGAAAATTACGGATCTCCTGAAGTTCTTAAGATGATCGACGTCGAAATACCAAAACCTAAGAAAGATGAAGTTTTGGTAAAGATGAAAGCTTCGACAGTTACTGCCACTGAAGTGACTTTCCGAAAAGGTGAGCCCTATTTCACCAGACTTTTTACGGGGCTGAGAAGTCCTAAATTAAAGAGGCTAGGAGAGATGGTAGCTGGTATAGTTGAGGAGGTAGGGCCCGATCACAAAGAATTTAAGAAAGGAGATTCCGTATTTGGAATAGCAGGCCCTGACTTCGGTGCCAATGGCGAATATGCTTTAATTGGAAAAAAGGGAGTTCTCGCGCACAAGCCAAGCAGTATGACATTCGATGAGGCAGTCGCAGCTGTAGATGGATTTATGACTGCGCTACCGTTTCTTCGGGATACCGGTGAAATTCAAAAAGGACAATCGATATTGATCAATGGGGCATCAGGTAGCGTTGGATCCGCTGCTGTTCAAATCGCAAAATTCTTCGGTGCGCAAGTAACCGGAGTCTGTAGCGGAAGAAACCGAGCGATAGTGATGGGGCTAGGAGCTGATCACGTCATTGATTACACGACGAATGACTTTACCAAAACAGACGAGACCTATGATATCATTTTCGATACCGTGGGAAACCTCAACTTCGGCAGGACAAAGTCAAACCTAAATGAGAATGGTGTATTCCTCGAAGCGGCTGTTGGGGTGAAAACGTTTGGTTCCGTTCTCAGGACTGCTTTCGGAGGAGGAAAGAAGGCTAGAGTTGCGGCAACGGGTCTTAGGAATCCAAAAGATAAAAAGAAGGATTTGCTACTTCTAAAACAACTCTTGGAGCTGGGGCGTTTCGTTCCTTACATAGATCGTTCATATCACTTCAAAGATTTATCATCAGCTCATGAGTATGTCGATTCAGGTCGAAAAAGGGGAAATGTCGTTTTGATGTATTAA
- the creD gene encoding cell envelope integrity protein CreD: protein MTTENTNNNNTNIDRVGNMIKGSITVKLIVVTVLMLLLLIPTSMVKSIIQERERLNQTATNEVSAIWAKQQRVEGPVLTIPLIYAQKIGKDTAETTKYWHILPEELRINGDVSPETLKRGIYEVVVYKSALELSGRFDLGSKPDPNHLKEIQYDKAFLTVGINDLRGVKNDIKVNWNGRKLDTDPGSKVSEMTNSGITVYLPEINKEEQKSYDFDFDLALQGSGNLSFVPLGSRTEVQVSSPWSAPSFQGSFLPTTREVTDDGFEASWTVLELNRNFPQSWIGSGNFGLFNESAFGVDFILPLDDYQKSFRSAKYAVLVISLTFLLFFLVEVTNKQRIHPFQYALVGLALCLFYVLLVSISEHIDFNLAYGISTIGIVGMISLYSISVFKKIKLSAVLFTILTALYGFLFVTLQLSDYALLLGSIGLSVILGLTMYFTRNINWYQRTVATK from the coding sequence ATGACAACTGAAAACACGAACAACAACAACACCAACATCGACAGAGTAGGAAACATGATTAAAGGGTCAATAACCGTGAAACTAATTGTGGTCACCGTATTGATGCTACTTCTTTTGATTCCAACATCGATGGTCAAATCCATAATTCAGGAAAGAGAGCGATTAAATCAAACCGCAACGAATGAAGTAAGTGCGATATGGGCAAAGCAGCAAAGGGTAGAGGGGCCCGTGCTCACCATTCCATTGATCTACGCGCAAAAAATAGGCAAGGATACGGCGGAGACAACTAAGTACTGGCATATTCTCCCCGAAGAGTTAAGGATAAACGGAGATGTAAGTCCTGAAACATTGAAGCGAGGTATTTATGAAGTTGTTGTCTATAAATCGGCACTTGAACTATCAGGAAGATTTGATTTAGGCAGTAAGCCTGATCCCAATCATCTAAAGGAGATACAATACGATAAAGCCTTTCTTACGGTAGGAATAAATGATTTGCGAGGAGTTAAAAACGACATAAAGGTAAACTGGAATGGGCGTAAGCTCGACACAGATCCAGGTTCTAAAGTGTCGGAGATGACAAATTCCGGTATCACTGTTTATTTACCCGAGATAAACAAAGAGGAGCAGAAGTCGTACGATTTTGACTTTGATTTGGCGCTTCAAGGCAGTGGCAACCTATCTTTTGTTCCGCTTGGAAGCAGGACTGAAGTTCAAGTCAGTTCTCCATGGTCAGCTCCTTCGTTTCAAGGAAGTTTCCTACCCACCACTCGAGAAGTGACTGATGACGGTTTTGAGGCATCATGGACAGTTCTGGAGCTCAATCGAAATTTCCCTCAATCGTGGATAGGATCAGGAAACTTCGGGCTTTTCAATGAATCCGCTTTTGGGGTCGATTTTATTCTCCCTTTGGACGACTATCAGAAATCGTTTAGATCGGCCAAATATGCTGTGTTGGTTATCTCGCTTACATTCCTTCTCTTCTTCCTCGTGGAGGTCACTAATAAGCAACGAATTCACCCATTTCAATATGCTCTGGTAGGTTTAGCCTTGTGTCTGTTTTATGTTCTCCTCGTTTCTATTTCCGAGCATATTGATTTCAATCTGGCCTATGGAATTTCAACCATCGGCATTGTAGGGATGATCTCACTTTACTCCATTAGTGTTTTCAAAAAGATAAAACTTTCTGCTGTCTTGTTCACCATCTTAACGGCTCTCTATGGCTTCTTATTCGTGACATTACAATTGTCTGACTACGCTTTGCTCTTGGGAAGCATCGGACTTAGTGTAATCTTAGGATTAACGATGTACTTCACCAGGAATATTAATTGGTACCAAAGGACAGTAGCGACCAAATAA
- a CDS encoding metallophosphoesterase, with amino-acid sequence MNRRKFLKRSAIGAVGVGFLGGMYTWQVEPFWLEFVKVRMPITNLPDQLVGKTLLQISDIHVGNRFDYNYLIDSFKKAQAMSPDYVVYTGDYVSYENEEQFTQLKTVMEHAVRGSTGTFGVLGNHDYGEKWSEQPVANEITAIMEGAGVEILSNDQAKVGGLNIIGFDDYWSLNFAPYEVMNQYDSSKANIVLCHNPDVCDLDVWKDHQGWILSGHTHGGQCKPPFLDPPIIPVRNDRYTAGEIDLHDGRRLYINRALGHLRQVRFNVRPEITIFELQQA; translated from the coding sequence ATGAACAGGAGGAAATTTCTCAAAAGATCGGCAATAGGAGCAGTAGGAGTGGGCTTCCTCGGCGGAATGTACACATGGCAAGTCGAGCCGTTTTGGCTGGAGTTTGTGAAGGTGAGGATGCCGATAACCAATTTACCCGATCAGCTAGTCGGTAAAACACTGCTTCAGATTAGTGACATTCACGTGGGCAATCGATTCGATTACAACTACCTCATAGATTCATTTAAGAAAGCACAAGCCATGAGTCCCGATTATGTGGTGTACACAGGCGATTATGTGAGCTATGAAAACGAAGAGCAGTTTACTCAGTTGAAAACTGTGATGGAACATGCAGTTCGTGGAAGTACTGGCACCTTTGGTGTTCTGGGAAATCACGATTACGGAGAGAAGTGGTCGGAGCAACCCGTGGCAAACGAAATCACTGCCATAATGGAAGGAGCGGGTGTTGAAATCTTGAGCAATGATCAAGCGAAAGTGGGTGGACTTAACATCATTGGATTCGATGACTACTGGTCGCTCAATTTCGCGCCATACGAAGTGATGAACCAATACGACTCTTCAAAAGCGAATATTGTCTTGTGTCACAATCCCGACGTATGCGATCTGGATGTTTGGAAAGATCATCAAGGCTGGATTTTGTCAGGACATACCCACGGCGGTCAATGCAAACCACCATTTCTCGATCCACCCATAATTCCTGTAAGAAATGATCGCTACACTGCTGGTGAAATTGACTTGCACGATGGGCGCAGACTTTATATCAATCGCGCGCTGGGTCATTTGCGGCAAGTACGTTTTAATGTAAGGCCAGAGATTACCATATTTGAACTTCAACAGGCTTAA
- a CDS encoding gliding motility-associated C-terminal domain-containing protein, protein MKYVFSLVAVMLLSFVSLGQGYNLVGNSTQAAGDCFILTQPTPWQNGAIWYDEAINITEPFNLQFTASFGTLDAAGADGMVFVMQQVGNDVIGVPGGGMGFEGFSPSLGVEFDSFQNVGFGDPVFDHMAISTNGNPNHNLPGNLAGPVPISPTSGNVEDGQEYIIDISWEPSLNQFTVSVNCEIRLQVNISLQFAVFPGNPEVFWGFTGATGGEFNEQRICLDPFILGLPETFEGCVNEPVQLEAPPAGFGTVSWEPAEFLDDPTSFSPIATVDEDTEFTLTFEDLCGNVQTQETMVVVSDPSIDLGADISGCEGDEIIITAMGDFDDISWSDDSNENTLDINDSGTYWADVVLGVCQASDTVEVEINSSPTYVEETNIELCEGEEYVFEIAPGSSDIEWFDGADDETRSFDQAGTYPFVLSQGGCSADYELEIEVTDLSGFNLGPDITECQGGNVILTASGTAFEDIVWSDNSQSNNLAVTETGTYWADVFTGNCEASDTVEVLFNATPVFNGETDADICEGEEFTFDLGAANYDILWFDGAEDETRVFDQTGVYPFELIDGECTTDFQVEVDVTLIPEFELGPDLNICEETSVVVIADAPDAEITWSDGSSGTNISVSEAGIYWALANNNGCTFSDTLLVTTSPVPSLELSGIESLCPGEEGLLTAVSNAPIVWSTGDSEAEIVVTQPGLYSVLASNEDECSTQKTIFISGLSLPRIDPIEDLLRCQEEEFILVSAESSDDINLEWSDGSSGGTARIKELGTITVELTNECGTTSRSFQVGEEECFDLFFLPNAFTPDGDGLNDLYKPVIDNFLTYELLIYNRNGELVFESNDPNEGWNGSFQNNEFYCPAGVYAVRYSIDFGENVLKEGFATVVLVR, encoded by the coding sequence TTGAAATACGTTTTTTCACTTGTGGCAGTAATGCTCTTGTCCTTTGTTTCCCTCGGGCAGGGTTACAACTTAGTTGGAAATAGCACTCAGGCTGCCGGCGATTGTTTTATTCTGACTCAACCAACTCCTTGGCAGAACGGAGCTATTTGGTATGATGAGGCGATAAACATAACTGAGCCTTTCAATTTGCAATTTACGGCGAGCTTTGGAACATTAGACGCGGCTGGAGCTGACGGAATGGTTTTCGTAATGCAGCAAGTCGGGAATGACGTTATCGGTGTGCCTGGCGGTGGAATGGGATTTGAGGGTTTTTCACCTTCTTTGGGAGTAGAGTTTGACTCTTTTCAAAACGTCGGTTTTGGAGATCCTGTCTTCGATCATATGGCCATATCTACCAATGGTAATCCCAATCACAATCTTCCCGGAAATCTCGCAGGGCCTGTTCCTATTTCTCCAACTAGTGGCAATGTGGAGGATGGACAGGAATACATTATTGACATTTCTTGGGAACCTTCCTTAAATCAGTTTACTGTTTCTGTCAATTGTGAGATTCGCCTACAAGTAAATATAAGTCTTCAATTTGCTGTGTTTCCAGGTAATCCAGAAGTATTTTGGGGCTTTACAGGTGCGACGGGTGGGGAGTTCAACGAACAACGAATTTGCCTTGATCCCTTCATTTTGGGTTTGCCCGAGACTTTTGAAGGTTGTGTGAATGAACCCGTTCAATTGGAAGCTCCGCCTGCTGGTTTTGGAACAGTTTCATGGGAGCCTGCAGAGTTTTTGGACGATCCGACTTCATTTAGCCCTATCGCCACTGTGGATGAGGATACTGAGTTTACGCTGACATTTGAAGACCTCTGCGGAAATGTTCAGACTCAGGAAACGATGGTTGTCGTGAGCGATCCATCGATTGATCTGGGCGCTGATATTTCAGGGTGCGAAGGAGATGAAATTATCATTACTGCAATGGGAGACTTCGATGATATAAGTTGGTCTGACGATAGTAATGAGAATACGCTCGACATTAATGATTCAGGCACTTATTGGGCCGATGTGGTGTTAGGTGTTTGCCAAGCGTCAGATACCGTAGAGGTCGAGATCAATTCTTCTCCTACTTATGTCGAAGAAACGAATATCGAACTATGTGAAGGGGAGGAGTATGTCTTTGAAATAGCTCCAGGCTCTTCAGATATCGAATGGTTTGATGGTGCCGATGACGAAACTCGATCTTTTGATCAAGCCGGTACCTATCCCTTCGTTTTGTCTCAAGGGGGCTGTTCCGCTGATTACGAGTTGGAAATTGAGGTAACGGATCTTTCAGGCTTTAATCTCGGCCCTGACATAACTGAGTGCCAGGGAGGCAATGTAATTCTCACTGCATCGGGAACAGCTTTCGAAGATATTGTTTGGTCTGACAATAGTCAATCGAATAATTTAGCTGTGACTGAAACAGGAACTTACTGGGCAGATGTCTTCACGGGTAATTGCGAAGCGTCTGATACTGTCGAAGTATTGTTTAATGCCACACCTGTTTTTAATGGTGAAACCGACGCTGATATTTGTGAGGGCGAAGAATTCACATTTGACTTGGGAGCAGCCAATTATGACATTCTTTGGTTTGATGGCGCAGAAGACGAAACTCGGGTTTTTGATCAAACCGGAGTTTATCCATTTGAATTGATTGATGGCGAGTGTACTACCGATTTTCAAGTAGAAGTTGATGTGACCCTCATTCCAGAGTTTGAATTGGGTCCTGATTTAAACATCTGCGAAGAAACTTCGGTGGTGGTCATTGCGGATGCTCCTGATGCAGAGATCACTTGGAGTGATGGCAGTTCGGGAACTAATATTTCCGTTAGTGAAGCGGGCATCTATTGGGCTTTGGCCAATAACAACGGATGTACTTTCTCAGATACGCTGCTGGTGACCACTTCGCCTGTTCCGAGCTTGGAGCTGTCAGGCATTGAGAGTCTGTGCCCCGGAGAAGAAGGACTACTGACTGCTGTCAGTAATGCACCAATCGTTTGGTCAACAGGGGATTCAGAAGCAGAAATAGTCGTTACCCAGCCTGGACTTTATTCGGTCCTTGCAAGTAATGAAGATGAGTGTAGCACACAAAAAACGATTTTCATTTCAGGATTGAGTTTGCCGAGAATTGATCCCATCGAGGATTTACTAAGGTGTCAAGAAGAGGAGTTTATTTTGGTAAGTGCCGAATCGAGCGACGATATCAATCTTGAATGGAGCGATGGGTCATCAGGTGGCACGGCTAGAATCAAAGAGTTGGGAACAATCACGGTCGAATTGACTAACGAATGCGGAACTACCTCACGATCGTTCCAAGTAGGGGAAGAGGAGTGCTTTGACCTCTTCTTTTTGCCGAATGCCTTTACTCCAGATGGCGACGGTTTGAATGATTTGTACAAACCTGTGATAGACAATTTCCTGACTTATGAACTGCTGATTTATAACCGAAACGGAGAATTGGTTTTTGAATCTAACGATCCTAATGAAGGTTGGAACGGAAGCTTTCAAAATAATGAGTTTTACTGCCCGGCAGGTGTTTATGCCGTTCGCTACTCTATCGATTTTGGTGAGAATGTCTTGAAAGAGGGGTTTGCCACTGTGGTGCTAGTCAGATAA
- a CDS encoding transcriptional regulator, producing MKSILNKLDKAFENKVRLGIMSALMVNDHLDFNALKDLLGVTDGNLASHLKSLEKSGYTEFRKDFLGRKPNTKYMVTKKGEVAFKQHIAAIEQLLK from the coding sequence GTGAAAAGCATCTTAAATAAATTGGATAAGGCATTTGAGAACAAGGTAAGACTTGGGATCATGTCGGCTTTGATGGTCAATGATCACTTGGACTTTAACGCACTTAAGGACTTATTAGGCGTTACTGATGGGAATCTAGCCAGTCACCTAAAGTCGCTCGAAAAAAGTGGCTACACCGAGTTTAGAAAAGACTTTCTCGGGCGCAAGCCCAATACTAAATACATGGTTACTAAAAAAGGTGAAGTGGCCTTTAAACAGCATATAGCAGCAATAGAACAACTCCTGAAATAA
- a CDS encoding helix-turn-helix domain-containing protein gives MKKSRKLTAIMFTDIVGYTALMQADEERAVEVRARHREVFNQSHSDFNGDILQYYGDGTLSVFSSAVDAVACAIKIQKSLRDRSPKVDLRIGIHLGDVVHSDQEVYGDGVNLASRIENIATAGSILVSGRLNEELQNQKDISTQSIGVYQFKNIVNPVEVFAISNEGIVLPSFSTDEGRKDKSIAVLPFVNMSSDKENAYFSDGISEEIINALAKIDGLKVTSRTSSFFFKDKNLPIKEIGRQLGVASILEGSVRLSGTKLRITAQLIQVEDDFHFWSETWDRSMEDLFDIQDEISLLIAEKIREQFGHLVIKDHLVEKETESVTAYDCFLRARYLENKWNPVDMQAAIKLYRKALEVDPNYADAFLGLANSYGFLGTTGVLSYEEGWQKTAEYTQQALHLNGNLSGIHYQLSNLAFFIESDFEKSLSEMNKAVELNPNNATAREFLSFLLILKGDKEGAFDEVEQAVGINPLSDETRFFKAYLHYMIEEYEVALGILNGILEKNPKNIPATSIKSQVLLAQGKVVEFFSFLDKVPDNTMPDGEKLGLITLGHILGGHQEESTRHLESLHALAQKPEGFAGDSLLFFVYAIQGDNDKAFEWVEQALEKKSSLLLLRYTDPLAKNFRNDKRYNILHEKIYGTAETEKVKTINSAGVDRDLADQIEQKLSHLIREEKIYLDPDLSLRKLAERLQVHSNQLSWVLNQKMGSNYNEFINSLRLEAFKEIAANKENSHLTIEGLAYESGFNSKTVFNTFFKKHMGLTPRGYLKSLQ, from the coding sequence ATGAAAAAGTCTCGAAAGCTCACCGCCATCATGTTCACCGATATCGTAGGGTATACAGCCTTGATGCAGGCGGATGAAGAGCGAGCCGTGGAAGTGAGGGCTCGACATCGAGAAGTATTCAATCAGAGCCACAGCGATTTTAATGGTGACATTCTACAGTACTACGGCGATGGCACCTTAAGTGTATTCAGCAGCGCAGTAGATGCGGTAGCCTGTGCCATTAAAATTCAAAAAAGCCTGAGAGACAGATCACCAAAGGTCGATCTGCGAATTGGAATTCACCTCGGAGATGTGGTTCATTCAGATCAGGAAGTTTATGGGGACGGCGTGAATTTGGCCTCTCGTATTGAAAACATCGCAACTGCCGGATCGATTTTGGTATCGGGAAGACTCAACGAGGAACTGCAGAATCAAAAGGACATTAGTACCCAATCAATAGGAGTATACCAGTTCAAAAATATCGTGAATCCTGTTGAAGTCTTCGCTATCAGTAACGAGGGTATTGTCTTGCCATCTTTTTCAACCGATGAAGGCAGGAAAGACAAGTCTATAGCCGTTCTTCCCTTTGTAAATATGAGTTCCGATAAGGAAAATGCTTATTTCAGTGATGGGATTTCCGAAGAGATTATCAATGCCTTGGCGAAGATCGATGGACTGAAGGTGACTTCACGTACTTCTTCTTTTTTCTTCAAAGACAAGAACTTACCCATCAAAGAAATCGGTCGTCAGCTGGGTGTGGCGAGTATTTTGGAAGGTAGTGTGCGCCTTTCGGGAACTAAGTTGAGAATCACCGCGCAGCTCATTCAAGTGGAAGATGATTTCCATTTCTGGTCAGAAACCTGGGATAGAAGCATGGAAGACCTCTTCGATATTCAGGACGAAATAAGCCTCTTAATAGCTGAAAAAATCAGGGAGCAATTCGGTCACCTGGTTATCAAAGACCACTTGGTAGAGAAGGAAACGGAAAGCGTTACGGCCTACGATTGTTTTCTACGTGCCAGATATTTGGAAAACAAGTGGAACCCCGTTGATATGCAAGCCGCCATCAAACTCTACAGAAAAGCGTTGGAGGTAGATCCGAATTATGCCGATGCATTCTTGGGGCTAGCCAATAGCTATGGGTTCTTGGGCACAACAGGTGTCCTCTCATATGAAGAGGGTTGGCAGAAAACAGCAGAGTACACACAGCAAGCGCTGCACTTGAACGGCAACCTTTCGGGAATTCACTATCAATTGTCTAATCTCGCTTTTTTCATAGAGTCAGATTTTGAGAAGTCACTCTCAGAGATGAATAAAGCCGTCGAGCTGAACCCCAACAATGCCACTGCTCGGGAATTCTTGTCTTTCCTTTTGATTCTTAAAGGAGATAAGGAGGGTGCTTTCGATGAAGTCGAGCAGGCGGTCGGGATCAATCCACTTTCCGATGAGACGCGTTTTTTCAAAGCCTACTTGCATTACATGATTGAGGAGTACGAAGTTGCCTTAGGCATACTCAATGGTATTCTCGAAAAGAATCCCAAGAATATTCCCGCCACTTCCATTAAATCGCAAGTCCTCCTCGCTCAAGGCAAAGTAGTAGAGTTCTTTTCATTTCTCGATAAAGTGCCGGACAATACCATGCCTGATGGCGAAAAGCTTGGGCTTATAACGCTTGGTCATATCTTGGGTGGACATCAGGAAGAGAGTACGCGACATTTAGAATCCCTTCACGCCCTGGCACAAAAGCCTGAAGGGTTTGCCGGTGATTCACTTTTGTTTTTTGTTTATGCCATTCAAGGCGATAACGACAAAGCATTTGAATGGGTAGAACAGGCCCTTGAGAAAAAATCCTCCTTACTGCTGTTGCGTTATACCGATCCTCTGGCTAAAAATTTCAGGAACGATAAGCGATACAATATCTTGCACGAAAAGATTTATGGTACTGCCGAAACCGAAAAAGTCAAAACCATTAATTCTGCCGGAGTAGATCGAGACTTAGCGGACCAAATAGAACAGAAGCTTTCTCATCTCATCCGTGAAGAGAAGATATACCTTGATCCTGATCTATCACTGAGGAAGCTAGCCGAAAGGCTGCAAGTGCATTCCAATCAGCTTTCATGGGTGCTCAACCAAAAAATGGGAAGTAACTACAACGAGTTTATCAACTCGCTCCGTTTGGAAGCATTCAAAGAAATAGCTGCAAACAAGGAGAATAGTCATCTCACCATCGAAGGCTTGGCCTACGAGAGTGGGTTCAATTCAAAGACCGTATTCAATACCTTCTTTAAAAAGCACATGGGCTTAACGCCAAGAGGCTACCTCAAATCGCTTCAATAG